A portion of the Streptomyces sp. NBC_00376 genome contains these proteins:
- the xylA gene encoding xylose isomerase produces the protein MTERFTPTPEDRFTFGLWTVGWQGRDPFGDATRAAIDPADSVRRLAELGAYGVTFHDDDLIPFGSTDTEREGIVKRFRQALDAAGLVVPMATTNLFTHPVFKDGAFTANDRDVRRYALRKTLRNIDLAVELGATTYVAWGGREGSESGAAKDVRVALDRMKEAFDLLGDYVTGQGYDLRFAIEPKPNEPRGDILLPTIGHALAFIERLERPELVGVNPETGHEQMAGLNFPHGIAQALWAGKLFHIDLNGQSGIKYDQDLRFGAGDLRQAFWLVDLLETGGYEGPRHFDFKPPRTEDHDGVWASAAGCMRNYLILKERAAAFRADPAVREALRASRLDELARRTAEDGVAGLLADRSAYEEFDVTAAAERGMAFEALDQLAMDHLLGVR, from the coding sequence ATGACGGAACGCTTCACGCCCACCCCCGAGGACCGGTTCACCTTCGGACTCTGGACGGTCGGCTGGCAGGGGCGCGACCCGTTCGGCGACGCCACCCGCGCGGCGATCGACCCGGCCGACTCCGTGCGGCGGCTCGCGGAACTGGGCGCGTACGGCGTGACGTTCCACGACGACGACCTGATCCCGTTCGGTTCGACGGACACCGAGCGCGAAGGGATCGTGAAGCGGTTCCGGCAGGCGCTGGACGCGGCCGGGCTGGTCGTCCCCATGGCGACGACCAACCTCTTCACCCACCCGGTGTTCAAGGACGGCGCGTTCACCGCCAACGACCGCGACGTACGCCGTTACGCCCTGCGCAAGACGCTGCGCAACATCGACCTCGCCGTCGAACTGGGTGCCACCACCTATGTCGCCTGGGGCGGCCGCGAGGGCTCCGAGTCCGGTGCTGCCAAGGACGTGCGGGTCGCCCTCGACCGGATGAAGGAGGCCTTCGATCTGCTCGGCGACTACGTCACCGGACAGGGCTACGACCTGAGGTTCGCCATCGAGCCCAAGCCGAACGAGCCGCGCGGTGACATCCTGCTCCCCACCATCGGCCATGCCCTCGCCTTCATCGAGCGCCTGGAGCGGCCGGAGCTGGTCGGCGTCAACCCGGAGACCGGGCACGAGCAGATGGCCGGGCTGAACTTCCCGCACGGCATCGCGCAGGCCCTGTGGGCGGGCAAGCTCTTCCACATCGATCTGAACGGTCAGTCGGGCATCAAGTACGACCAGGACCTGCGCTTCGGCGCGGGTGATCTGCGCCAGGCGTTCTGGCTCGTCGACCTGCTGGAGACGGGCGGCTACGAGGGCCCCCGGCACTTCGACTTCAAGCCGCCGCGCACCGAGGACCACGACGGGGTCTGGGCCTCGGCCGCGGGCTGCATGCGCAACTATCTGATCCTCAAGGAGCGCGCCGCCGCGTTCCGCGCCGACCCAGCCGTCCGGGAAGCACTGCGCGCCTCCCGCCTCGACGAACTGGCCCGCCGCACCGCCGAGGACGGTGTCGCCGGGCTGCTGGCCGACCGGTCGGCGTACGAGGAGTTCGACGTGACGGCGGCGGCGGAACGGGGGATGGCGTTCGAGGCCCTCGACCAGTTGGCGATGGACCACCTGCTCGGCGTCCGCTGA